One Thiocapsa sp. genomic window, CGAACGATCGCCTGTTTCTCAATGCTCAAGATTGACTTAGACCGAAGGCGACCATTTTCGAAGTAGGTTATATTGCTGCGTTACGTCGGAGCGCTTACGGAAATCTTTGCGGGCATCAGTGCGCTATCCGATCCGATGCGTCGCCCGACCCGACCGTCGCGCACCTGCGGCACAACGGCACCGCCCCGGTTCCGCCGCCTCCGATCGGTTCCGATCGGTTCCGCCCGGCTCCGATCGGTCCCGCCCGACATCCCCCGCAATTGGAGAACGATCAAGATGACCGACTATGTCCGCTGGCTGAACGAGCTCGGAATGGACGACGTCCCCGTCGTCGGCGGCAAGAACGCGTCGCTCGGCGAGATGATCCAGAACCTCACCGACGTGGGCGTTCAGGTTCCGGGCGGGTTCGCGACGACGGCCGACGCCTACCGCGAGTTCCTCGCCAAAGACGGACTGGACGAGCGCATCCAGGCGGTCCTCGACGAGCTGGACGTCGAGGACCTCACGGCGCTCTCCCAAGCCGGTCCGCGCATCCGCGGCTGGGTCATGGAGCAGCCCTTTCCGGCGGCGCTGGAAGCGGCGATCGACGACGCCTTCGCCCGCCTGACCGCCGAGGCCGGCACCGCCGCGGTCTCCTGGGCCGTGCGCTCCTCGGCCACCGCCGAAGACCTGCCCGACGCCTCCTTCGCCGGTCAGCAGGAGACCTTCCTCAACGTCGAGGGTCTGGACAACATCAAGCATCGGATCAAGGAGGTCTTCGCCTCCCTGTTCAACGACCGGGCCATCTCCTACCGCGTGCACCAGGGCTTCGAGCACCGCAATGTCGCCCTCTCGGCCGGCATCCAGCGCATGGTGCGCAGCGATCTGGCCGCCTCCGGGGTCATGTTCACCCTGGATACCGAATCGGGTTTCCGCGACGCCGTCTTCATCACCTCCAGCTACGGGCTCGGCGAGATGGTCGTGCAGGGCGCGGTCAACCCCGACGAGTTCTATGTCCATAAGCCGACGCTCGCCGCCGGCCGTCCCGCGATCCTGCGCCGCAGTGTCGGCGACAAGGCGATCCGCATGGTCTACGAGGGCACCGCGGGCACCAAAAGCCCGGTGCGCACCGAGGACGTCCCGGAGGCCGAGCGCCTGCTGTTCAGTATCACGGATGCCGAGATCGAGCAGCTCGCGCGCCAGGCTGTGCTGATCGAGCAGCACTACGGGCGCCCGATGGATATCGAATGGGCGAAGGACGGCAACGACGGCAAGCTCTATGTCGTGCAGGCGCGTCCCGAGACCGTGCAGAGCCGCTCGGGCAACGTGATCGAGCGCTATGTGCTGCGCGAAAAAGGCCCGGTGCTCACCACCGGGCGCAGCATCGGCAGCCGCATCGGCGCCGGCGCGGCCAAGATCGTCTCGAGCATCGCCGACATGCACCGTGTCGAGGCCGGCGACGTCCTCATCACCGACATGACCGACCCCGATTGGGAGCCGGTGATGAAGCGCGCGGCGGCCATCGTCACCAACCGCGGGGGCCGAACGTGCCATGCGGCGATCATCGCCCGCGAGCTGGGCGTGCCGGCGGTGGTCGGCTGCAACAACGCGACCGACGTGGTGCATGACGGCCAGCTTGTCACCGTCAGCTGCGCGGAGGGCGACACGGGTCTCATCTACGACGGCAAGCTGGCGTTCGACTACAAGACCGTCGAGCTCTCGGCCATGCCCGAGATCCCGGTGAAGATCATGATGAACGTCGGCAACCCGGACCGCGCCTTCGCCTTTGCGGCGACGCCGAACGCCGGTATCGGTCTGGCGCGTCTGGAATTCATCATCAACAACATGATCGGGATCCACCCCAAAGCGCTGCTCGAATTCGACCAGCTCCCGGCGGACCTCAAGGCCCGGATCGCGCCGCGCATCGCCGCCTACGAAAGCCCGCGCGAGTTCTATATCGCCAAGCTCGCCGAAGGCATCTCGACCCTGGCCGCCGCCTTCGCGCCCAACACCGTCATCGTGCGCATGTCGGACTTCAAGTCCAACGAATACGCCAACCTGGTCGGCGGCACCCGCTACGAGCCCGAGGAAGAGAACCCCATGATCGGCTTCCGCGGGGCCGGGCGCTACGTGGCACCGGACTTCAAGGCATGCTTCGAGCTCGAATGCGAGGCGCTCAAGCGCGTGCGCAACGACATGGGTCTGACCAATGTCGAGATCATGATCCCCTTCGTGCGGACGCTGAAACAGGCCAAGGCGGTCGTCGAGGCACTCGCCGAGCAGGGACTGGAGCGCGGCAAAAACGACCTGCGCCTCATCATGATGTGCGAGCTGCCGTCCAACGCGGTGCTGGCGGATGAGTTCCTGGAGTATTTCGACGGTTTCTCGATCGGCTCCAACGACATGACCCAGCTGACGCTGGGACTGGATCGCGACTCCAGCCTGGTCGCCGAGAGCTTCGACGAGCGCGATCCGGCCGTGAAGAAGATGCTGTCGATGTCGATCGCCGCCTGCCGCGCGCAGGGCAAGTATGTCGGCATCTGCGGTCAGGGCCCGTCGGACCACAAGGACTTCGCCGACTGGCTGCTCAAGGAGGGGATCACCAGCATCTCGCTCAATCCGGATACCGTCATCGACACCTGGATCTATCTGGCGGAGCAGGCGAAGACGCTCTAGGGCTGAACCGCG contains:
- the ppsA gene encoding phosphoenolpyruvate synthase: MTDYVRWLNELGMDDVPVVGGKNASLGEMIQNLTDVGVQVPGGFATTADAYREFLAKDGLDERIQAVLDELDVEDLTALSQAGPRIRGWVMEQPFPAALEAAIDDAFARLTAEAGTAAVSWAVRSSATAEDLPDASFAGQQETFLNVEGLDNIKHRIKEVFASLFNDRAISYRVHQGFEHRNVALSAGIQRMVRSDLAASGVMFTLDTESGFRDAVFITSSYGLGEMVVQGAVNPDEFYVHKPTLAAGRPAILRRSVGDKAIRMVYEGTAGTKSPVRTEDVPEAERLLFSITDAEIEQLARQAVLIEQHYGRPMDIEWAKDGNDGKLYVVQARPETVQSRSGNVIERYVLREKGPVLTTGRSIGSRIGAGAAKIVSSIADMHRVEAGDVLITDMTDPDWEPVMKRAAAIVTNRGGRTCHAAIIARELGVPAVVGCNNATDVVHDGQLVTVSCAEGDTGLIYDGKLAFDYKTVELSAMPEIPVKIMMNVGNPDRAFAFAATPNAGIGLARLEFIINNMIGIHPKALLEFDQLPADLKARIAPRIAAYESPREFYIAKLAEGISTLAAAFAPNTVIVRMSDFKSNEYANLVGGTRYEPEEENPMIGFRGAGRYVAPDFKACFELECEALKRVRNDMGLTNVEIMIPFVRTLKQAKAVVEALAEQGLERGKNDLRLIMMCELPSNAVLADEFLEYFDGFSIGSNDMTQLTLGLDRDSSLVAESFDERDPAVKKMLSMSIAACRAQGKYVGICGQGPSDHKDFADWLLKEGITSISLNPDTVIDTWIYLAEQAKTL